A single genomic interval of Pangasianodon hypophthalmus isolate fPanHyp1 chromosome 8, fPanHyp1.pri, whole genome shotgun sequence harbors:
- the nr5a1a gene encoding steroidogenic factor 1a, with amino-acid sequence MLEAQSKGSVMEFTTEEDLEELCPVCGDKVSGYHYGLLTCESCKGFFKRTVQNNKRYTCNQNQDCGIDKTQRKRCPFCRFQKCLSVGMRLEAVRADRMRGGRNKFGPMYKRDRALKQQKRALIRASAFKLEPNPPLVPSNQAEYPFPGSVPGLLPPLGPPDYDCLPACPPSLGVALHSYGSFPAQYQYTTQTVPGRSIKAEHPDPYSGSPDSSLGYPYAEGCIPASPQTSPLNPAVPSLVLELLSCEPDEEQVRAKICAYLQQEQSGRGKLDKPRPSNLLCVMADQTLFSIVEWARSCIFFKELKVGDQMQLLHNCWSELLLLDHVFRQVHHGRDNTLLLITGQEVELAGVVSDSGLTLSSLVQRGQELARRLQLLQVDRREMACLKFLILFNPNVKLLENQALVESVQEQVNSALLEYTLTSYPQHVDRFSQLVLRLPEVRTLSAQAEEYLSSKHLSGDVPCNNLLIEMLHAKRATTI; translated from the exons GGCTTTTTCAAGCGCACGGTGCAGAATAATAAGAGATACACCTGTAACCAGAACCAGGACTGCGGCATCGATAAGACGCAGCGCAAGAGATGTCCTTTCTGTCGCTTCCAGAAGTGCCTCAGTGTCGGCATGAGGTTAGAAG CGGTTCGCGCTGACCGTATGCGAGGAGGGAGGAACAAGTTTGGCCCCATGTACAAACGAGACCGCGCTCTGAAGCAGCAGAAGAGAGCTCTGATCCGAGCAAGCGCTTTCAAATTGGAGCCCAACCCACCACTAGTGCCCTCCAACCAGGCTGAGTATCCATTCCCGGGCTCAGTGCCTGGCCTGCTGCCCCCCCTCGGCCCTCCAGACTACGACTGCCTACCTGCGTGCCCCCCCTCTTTAGGGGTGGCCCTGCACAGCTATGGCTCCTTCCCAGCCCAGTATCAGTACACCACCCAGACTGTGCCCGGTAGATCCATCAAAGCAGAGCACCCGGACCCGTATTCCGGTTCTCCTGACTCATCTCTCGGGTATCCGTATGCTGAAGGCTGCATTCCCGCCTCACCACAGACCAGCCCTCTGAACCCAGCCGTGCCCTCGCTGGTTCTGGAGCTGCTTAGTTGTGAGCCTGATGAGGAGCAG GTGAGAGCAAAGATCTGTGCCTACCTGCAGCAGGAGCAGAGTGGGCGTGGCAAGCTGGACAAACCCCGCCCCTCCAACTTGCTCTGCGTGATGGCGGACCAGACGCTGTTCTCCATCGTAGAATGGGCGAGAAGTTGCATCTTCTTCAAGGAGCTAAAG GTCGGAGATCAGATGCAGCTGCTGCATAACTGCTGGAGCGAGCTCCTGCTTCTGGATCATGTCTTTAGACAGGTGCATCATGGGAGAGACAATACACTTCTACTCATCACTGGCCAAGAG gttgAGCTTGCAGGCGTCGTGTCTGACTCGGGTCTCACTCTCTCGAGTCTTGTGCAGAGGGGACAGGAACTGGCGCGGCGGCTGCAGCTGCTCCAGGTCGACCGTCGTGAGATGGCCTGCCTCAAGTTCCTCATCCTCTTCAACCCCA ACGTGAAGCTGCTGGAGAACCAGGCACTGGTGGAGAGCGTGCAGGAGCAGGTGAACAGTGCTCTGCTGGAATACACACTCACCTCGTACCCTCAGCACGTGGACAGGTTCAGTCAGCTGGTGCTGCGGCTGCCCGAGGTTCGCACCCTGAGCGCCCAGGCCGAGGAGTACCTGAGCTCCAAACACCTGAGCGGAGACGTGCCCTGCAACAACCTGCTCATCGAGATGCTGCACGCCAAGAGAGCCACCACCATCTGa